One genomic region from Aliarcobacter cryaerophilus ATCC 43158 encodes:
- a CDS encoding 23S rRNA (pseudouridine(1915)-N(3))-methyltransferase RlmH, giving the protein MKINIYSIVKPSSDDFDKLIKEFIKMSSKYAKVEIFYIFNKDIAKAQTIGENESKKIYTKSYLPYLKGYNIALDVLGKSVDSFAFSKLLEDKNEINFFIGGAFGFENEFLSLCDSVISLSKLTFAHKIATLILSEQIFRSLSIINNHPYHK; this is encoded by the coding sequence ATGAAAATTAATATTTACTCAATAGTAAAACCTAGTAGTGATGATTTTGATAAACTTATTAAAGAATTTATAAAAATGTCCAGTAAATATGCAAAAGTTGAAATTTTTTATATCTTTAATAAAGATATAGCAAAAGCTCAAACTATCGGAGAAAATGAATCAAAAAAGATATATACAAAAAGTTATTTGCCATATTTAAAAGGATATAACATAGCCCTTGATGTTTTGGGTAAAAGTGTTGATAGTTTTGCTTTTTCTAAGCTTTTAGAAGATAAAAATGAGATAAACTTTTTTATTGGTGGAGCTTTTGGTTTTGAAAATGAGTTTTTATCTCTTTGTGATAGTGTAATTTCTCTAAGTAAGCTTACATTTGCACATAAAATTGCTACTTTGATACTATCAGAACAGATATTTAGGTCTTTAAGTATTATAAATAATCATCCATATCATAAGTAA
- a CDS encoding thiamine phosphate synthase, producing MPSNLEKALGFNLEAFNYLYVLCDYETLLKKNITLENFLEILKKYDVKLLQYRDKVSDLEIQKQNLIFLRQNLNIPIIINDKLELIDYADGFHLGQEDVLKIHKDKNLAIKLLRKKLKNKLLGLSTHNELEILEANSFELDMIGLGAYKSTNTKDISNILGEKLQYLAKISKHPVCAIGGVKVDDVIKNTKFNCVGSAILNEN from the coding sequence ATGCCTTCGAATTTAGAAAAAGCTTTGGGATTTAATCTTGAAGCTTTTAACTATCTTTATGTTTTGTGTGATTACGAAACTCTTTTAAAAAAAAATATAACTCTTGAGAATTTTTTAGAAATTTTAAAAAAATATGATGTAAAACTTCTACAATATAGAGATAAAGTTTCAGATTTAGAAATACAAAAACAAAATCTTATTTTTCTTAGACAAAATCTAAATATTCCAATTATTATAAATGATAAACTAGAGTTGATTGATTATGCAGATGGTTTCCATTTAGGTCAAGAAGATGTTTTAAAAATACATAAAGATAAAAATTTAGCAATAAAACTTTTACGAAAAAAGCTAAAAAATAAACTTTTAGGACTTTCAACTCACAATGAATTAGAAATTCTTGAAGCAAATAGTTTTGAGCTTGATATGATAGGTTTAGGAGCTTATAAATCAACAAATACAAAAGATATTTCAAATATTTTGGGTGAAAAACTGCAATATTTAGCAAAAATATCTAAACATCCTGTTTGTGCTATTGGCGGAGTAAAAGTTGATGATGTTATAAAAAATACAAAATTTAACTGTGTTGGAAGTGCTATTTTAAATGAAAATTAA
- the accD gene encoding acetyl-CoA carboxylase, carboxyltransferase subunit beta, whose translation MDLKNLFSKISFDNKNKEQATKKDAPSHWIKCPSCSSLMFFKEVENQDNVCPKCEFHMRIGAKRRVEILADENSFVEFDTNLKPNDPLKFVDKLSYKKRVEDGFEKTGRVSSVISGECTINSIGVQLIVFDFAFMGGSLGSVEGEKIVRAVNRAIEKKQAVIIVSASGGARMQESTFSLMQMAKTSAALKKLDSYKLPYISILTDPTMGGVSASFAFLGDIIMAEPGALIGFAGQRVIKQTIGTDLPEGFQRAEFLLEKGSIDMVVNRREMKKTLTDLLTIFGQEKIS comes from the coding sequence GTGGATTTAAAAAATCTATTTAGCAAAATTTCATTTGATAACAAAAATAAAGAGCAAGCTACAAAAAAAGATGCTCCAAGCCACTGGATAAAATGTCCTAGTTGTAGCTCTTTGATGTTTTTCAAAGAGGTTGAAAATCAAGATAATGTTTGTCCAAAATGTGAATTCCATATGAGAATAGGGGCAAAAAGAAGAGTAGAAATCCTTGCAGATGAAAATAGCTTTGTAGAGTTTGATACAAATTTAAAACCAAATGACCCTTTGAAGTTTGTAGATAAACTCTCTTATAAAAAAAGAGTTGAAGATGGATTTGAAAAAACTGGAAGAGTATCAAGTGTAATTAGTGGTGAGTGCACAATTAACTCAATTGGTGTTCAACTTATAGTTTTTGACTTTGCATTTATGGGTGGAAGTTTAGGTAGTGTTGAGGGAGAAAAAATAGTACGAGCAGTTAATCGAGCAATCGAGAAAAAACAAGCAGTTATTATAGTTTCAGCATCAGGAGGCGCAAGAATGCAAGAATCAACTTTTTCTTTGATGCAAATGGCAAAAACATCTGCAGCTTTGAAAAAACTTGATAGCTATAAACTTCCATATATATCTATATTAACAGATCCTACTATGGGTGGAGTTTCTGCTTCTTTTGCATTTTTAGGAGATATTATTATGGCAGAGCCAGGTGCTTTAATAGGTTTTGCTGGACAAAGAGTAATTAAGCAAACTATTGGAACTGATCTTCCTGAGGGTTTCCAAAGAGCTGAATTTTTACTAGAAAAAGGTTCTATTGATATGGTTGTAAATAGAAGAGAGATGAAAAAAACTCTTACAGATTTATTAACTATTTTTGGACAAGAAAAAATTAGCTAA
- the metK gene encoding methionine adenosyltransferase yields MKKKSQYLFTSEVVSPGHPDKCADIIADSIVDRLIIEDSNSRVASEVFVAGKHVVIGGEVKSNAKLSQNDYEKIVKDALAKIGYDGKSAFTKEQALHPDDVKVQVLLNQQSPDISQGVDQTTGEIGAGDQGIMFGFASNEAAEFMPAAIVYARRLCDTVYNYALKNNDKFGVDIKTQVTVDYVTKENFENGLPQKIHTIVVSAPCVEGMKIEEVRTIIQELIDNSGLPSKLYDKNSTIIHINPTGRYVNHSSLHDSGLTGRKLIVDSFGGYAPIGGGAQSSKDYTKVDRSGLYAARWIAKHIVASGLSKKAIVQISYAIGVARPTSVSVDTMGTYTKHNDDVLSAFVMENFPLTPRWITQKFNLDKPSATTFLYADVAARGQVGQPDYPWEKLDELDKFKNI; encoded by the coding sequence ATGAAAAAAAAATCTCAATATCTGTTTACAAGTGAAGTTGTAAGCCCTGGTCACCCTGATAAATGTGCTGATATTATTGCTGATAGTATAGTTGATAGACTTATTATTGAAGATAGTAATAGTAGAGTTGCAAGTGAAGTATTTGTTGCTGGTAAACATGTTGTTATTGGTGGTGAAGTAAAATCTAATGCTAAATTATCACAAAATGATTATGAAAAAATAGTAAAAGATGCATTAGCAAAAATTGGATACGATGGTAAAAGTGCTTTTACAAAAGAGCAAGCTTTACATCCTGATGATGTAAAAGTTCAAGTTTTATTAAACCAACAAAGTCCAGATATTTCTCAAGGAGTTGATCAAACAACAGGAGAAATTGGAGCTGGTGATCAAGGAATTATGTTTGGATTTGCTTCAAATGAAGCAGCTGAATTTATGCCTGCAGCGATAGTTTATGCTAGAAGACTTTGTGATACAGTATATAATTATGCTTTAAAAAATAATGATAAGTTTGGTGTTGATATTAAAACTCAAGTTACAGTTGATTATGTAACAAAAGAGAATTTTGAAAATGGACTTCCTCAAAAAATACATACAATTGTAGTTTCAGCACCTTGTGTTGAAGGAATGAAAATAGAAGAAGTAAGAACTATAATTCAAGAATTAATTGATAATTCTGGACTTCCAAGTAAACTTTATGATAAAAATAGCACAATTATTCATATTAATCCAACAGGAAGATATGTAAATCACTCATCTTTACATGATAGTGGATTAACGGGAAGAAAATTAATTGTTGATAGTTTTGGTGGATATGCACCAATTGGTGGTGGTGCTCAATCTTCAAAAGATTACACAAAAGTTGATAGAAGTGGACTTTATGCAGCAAGATGGATTGCAAAACATATAGTTGCTTCAGGACTTTCAAAAAAAGCAATTGTACAAATATCTTATGCTATTGGAGTTGCACGTCCAACTTCAGTTTCTGTTGATACTATGGGAACATACACAAAACATAATGATGATGTTTTATCTGCATTTGTAATGGAAAATTTCCCTTTAACTCCAAGATGGATTACGCAAAAATTTAACTTAGATAAACCAAGTGCTACAACTTTCCTTTATGCGGATGTAGCTGCTCGTGGTCAAGTTGGACAACCTGATTATCCATGGGAAAAACTAGATGAATTGGATAAATTTAAAAATATTTAG